A window of Erpetoichthys calabaricus chromosome 12, fErpCal1.3, whole genome shotgun sequence contains these coding sequences:
- the srrm2 gene encoding serine/arginine repetitive matrix protein 2 isoform X2, which produces MYNGIGLATPRGSGTNGYVQRNLSSLRPKRSRQDTRASEDLEKLESLLIRAPNRDILEHERKRKVELKCAELQDMMEEQGYSPEEIEEKVATFRLMLQEKEEPLVEEPAPGERPTATETHQMAAANQVKNDRLREAFGIGQDYVDGSSFDPARRAREREKREEEKSKQYSIIPEESESSPSPERSKKKKGSGERKGKDSSESCSPSPRKSKKTSRKKKKQRSSSEHKHKKHRSRSQSTKKRSKDEKEKKKRGRSESPASSKQHRRRKRRSSSSSSSSSSSSSSSSSSSSSSSSSHHSKSPARLEEKRSRQSVSPQRGRKARNHENGSPAASDSREASPDRRDRRGIKDNAKHKTGSPSIRSGRNERGDQKAGSPNHRRGTPERDSRASRGGYSEKSSLRHDRGSSPKYRRGNSTEKRERSPRNRRGSPVRSNRRSAERSTRGDRRGSPERSARRASPERSTRGDRRGSPERSTRGDRRGSLERSTRGDRRGSPERFTRGDRRGSPERSTRGNRRSSPRGDRRGSPERSTRGERRGSQERTYRRDRSGSRDSDRKSSPEKTRRANRQDSPGRSDRISSLDRSNRATRNEKRSSAERERGDRVSPGKSGVKEKLGMPDRDVKKSSLERTDRKCGYDGSPHLSDKCLDQEKRRSSVSSPSPSRSPKTSDRSPVHNKMVDNASSVLVKEKDEQVAQTNSPSEEVSSYSLPEISSTASRNSEPLEEGEIGADEEMEQEEPTSTTAGVGKPLGATPDLNGHKQENQENACQSAADGKENGDTFSSVSKWSNSKSPEAQSTVNTATEMAAEHAADVTVENGSLAHMQDRDSEKVAKVEVNSTKKKSGSSSSSSSGSSSSSSGSSSSSSDSSSESSSSSSNSSSDDDSSSSSDSEGDSSSSSSSSSSSSSSATEKKKKVAKKKNSSDSAGDKKGLLLTSPDQADAYKTVQRKDDEQSKVVHPNVEQNVKASDETLVDSTCVLAQKWEVPLPAAVDPTRSKEDGVAIGTSHVQTVSQSVRTDKDQCLVSKSSPLDPERMSKILPAELEKTLPNVSNSVSPKQKAPSPTSSAYSSDEETNCIPLESIAGGQREGASRPSTRYSPSRRSDSSSSPPAADRSESLTKDRNVLDTRWDSSASTHKATSASRSGERYSPTQHSTTSSSSSSPSPLRERSQVPSDNHSRSSLSSRGKQSPKTVPRSNEKYSPTMREDSDSSPSPVRERSQILAAKHNWSSAGTQGRQSPKQIPRASDRFSPAKQSITSHSPLRERGQPQPPLGRGRQSPKSVPRVSERYSPAKPTGTSSSRSPVRERSHPSSDRSTLSARANQSPKVAMRPNERYSPSREVSTSFCRSPVRERSHTSSDRSTISTKGRQSPTSYLRPNERQSPNRHRSASSRSPAGERSRTSSDRSTVNIRGRQSPKAYPRSSERHSPAQKRKAAAASPSVSPPRERNPPSSGSWERYTPSDHGRQPQKAASRPSEKYSPTARDSDSSPSPIRDKGSLPMEKYDRSSAGSQGKHTTKNILRQSEKYSPTRRDSDSSPTPERRHSSPESYGRGSATARRRPSPKSISKTSERRSPNKQRAVSRSPVREKGHHSSDSQDRSTANPRGRQSPKTGFRPSETYSPTMRDSDSSASPVRDWHKTTTSLHGNEEKRVSSATRTSRSSRHHDSSPVRASTLSTATRGRSKSPQKQPAIRREDTPPRTKETQRYSPTSKCSSSSSSSASPTREMTKNSSEASRNRKSPLNVHTKSRGRYLADARDAESPSPSPERGKSLTPPTSKSQPIRRSPVDSPSSRRTSSRYSPVATGRDSFHPSSPARGEGRWKSADNDLDGRRERSPLRKYEVSHSRRQEDRSASPRRTRSTLSPATYRDKSPVKGQSRKPPCHSDEAYPDPPRSYSTAIRRERSPLPGVSESFSRRHAASSPSPDRERTRSPPVQYKPSNSSAIRRECSPPASGRRRETSPFKRSRRSRSFSQSPVRERNRASPRTHSYYSSSSSRRDSVPSKLSPSRRKPYESSPSRRARQPSPQRPRNRSRSPASPVYSRRKAESPIIRRERSSGNRNYSPSSYTRRGDRERRRDSPPPRVARRRSPSLSRSRSQSPIASRRQPMSPRGRSPANSHQRTTSSSRSSASKRSHSQSRNQTRPTQEQSRRSPERAVGKDAPSWRRNRSREQEASPKKPAEKLTTSAVQAARVGRPLERKSRSSSSSSSSSSSSSSSSSSSSSSSSSSSAGSPSPKRIALESGSTKPKVTQRSRSRSTPSQAESRKVQTSCSPTRSAAKRGDNRSRSRSRSLSREVQSTSKPHKVTAKQTAMSNLPEAKQLDSRSPRSTRQKSSPPLSPSPSRSHSRTPTRFRGQTTVPSPPAHGSSSRSTSKTPSVSQMVPHSHSRSPDKRASSSRSVTPRSGQVQRGLERGDQAKLHFTSPKKASKSETSCRPPSQNQNLGSRSPRDCSHSKSPERSENSKQRGSKISPSPKGQVPLNLSPSSGKIPPQTRSRSASRSRNVAHEKELESKDGTHKDDNQLTKTQRKRSESSSSSSSSSSSSSSSSSDSSTSKTSPQTTAVAIHRYEEGRKQRSSSSSSSDSSSSSSSSSSSSSSSSSSESEEPTVPPANESQKKSPRKPADSLRDSRSLSYSPPSHRKRPIPVIAPFRDQRSPSRSPSRKRRRDSSERRHMDRRQRSP; this is translated from the exons ATGTACAATGGGATTGGACTGGCCACCCCGCGTGGTAGCGGGACAAATGGCTATGTCCAGCGCAACTTGTCATCTCTGCGTCCTAAACGCAGCCGCCAGGACACACGTGCCAGTGAGGACCTGGAGAAGCTGGAATCGCTGCTCATCCGTGCTCCCAACCGGGACATTCTGGAGCATGAGCGGAAGAGGAAGGTGGAATTGAAATGTGCAGAACTTCAGGACATGATGGAGGAGCAGGG GTACTCGCCTGAAGAGATTGAAGAGAAGGTTGCCACCTTCCGCCTCATGCTTCAGGAAAAGGAGGAACCACTGGTGGAAGAGCCAGCACCCGGAGAGAGACCAAC GGCAACTGAAACCCATCAGATGGcagcagccaaccaagtgaagaaTGATCGTCTGCGAGAGGCCTTCGGAATTGGGCAGGACTATGTGGATGGGAGCTCATTTGATCCTGCTCGCCGTGCACGGGAACGAGAGaaaagggaagaggagaagagcaAGCAGTATAG CATTATCCCAGAAGAGTCGGAGAGTTCTCCGTCACCCGAACGCTCCAAGAAAAAGAAGGGATCTGGAGAGAGGAAGGGCAAAGACAG CTCCGAGAGCTGCTCTCCGTCCCCCAGGAAGTCAAAAAAgacatccagaaaaaaaaagaaacaaag ATCAAGTTCTGAGCACAAGCACAAAAAGCACAG GTCTCGCAGCCAGAGTACCAAGAAACGATCAAaagatgagaaagagaaaaagaagag AGGACGCAGTGAGTCACCAGCATCATCCAAGCAGcacagaaggaggaagaggaggagcagCTCCTCCTCAAGtagttcctcctcctcctcatcctcttcctcctcttcttcttcctcgtcATCCTCTTCCCATCACAG CAAGTCTCCAGCAAGGTTAGAAGAAAAAAGAAGCCGGCAATCAGTTTCACCCCAGCGAGGCAGAAAGGCAAGGAACCATGAGAATGGTAGCCCTGCTGCTTCAGACAGCAGAGAG GCTTCTCCAGACAGGAGAGATCGCAGAGGCATCAAGGATAATGCAAAACATAAAACTGGGTCTCCCTCAATAagaagtggcagaaatgaaagaGGAGACCAAAAAGCTGGGTCTCCAAATCACAGGAGAGGCACCCCAGAGCGAGATTCAAGAGCATCCCGAGGTGGTTATTCTGAAAAGAGTTCACTGAGACATGATAGAGGCAGCTCACCAAAATACAGGAGAGGAAATtctacagagaaaagagaaagatcCCCTCGTAACAGAAGGGGCTCTCCAGTAAGGTCCAATCGTCGATCAGCAGAAAGGTCTACTCGAGGAGATAGGAGAGGGTCCCCAGAAAGGTCTGCGAGAAGGGCATCCCCTGAAAGGTCCACCCGGGGCGACAGGAGAGGCTCCCCAGAAAGGTCCACCCGGGGCGACAGGAGAGGCTCCCTGGAAAGGTCCACCCGGGGCGACAGGAGAGGCTCCCCAGAGAGATTCACCCGAGGCGACAGGAGAGGCTCCCCAGAGAG GTCCACTCGAGGCAACAGGAGGAGCTCCCCCCGGGGCGACAGGAGGGGCTCCCCGGAAAGGTCAACCCGGGGTGAAAGGAGGGGCTCACAGGAGAGAACATATAGAAGAGATCGAAGTGGTTCACGTGACAGTGATAGGAAAAGTTCTCCAGAAAAAACTCGCAGAGCAAACAGACAAGACTCACCTGGAAGATCTGACAGGATAAGCTCCCTAGACAGGTCCAACAGAGCAACAAGAAATGAAAAGAGGAGCTCAGCTGAACGGGAGAGAGGCGATAGGGTTTCGCCAGGGAAATCAGGGGTGAAAGAGAAACTGGGCATGCCTGATAGAGATGTGAAGAAATCATCTTTGGAAAGGACTGACAGAAAGTGTGGATATGATGGCTCTCCTCACTTATCAGACAAATGTTTGGATCAAGAGAAAAGACGATCTTCTGTTTCTTCTCCTTCACCGTCTCGATCACCTAAAACAAGTGACAGATCACCAGTTCACAATAAAATGGTAGATAATGCAAGTTCAGTTCTTGTTAAAGAGAAAGATGAACAAGTGGCACAGACTAACAGCCCTTCTGAAGAAGTTAGTTCCTATTCACTTCCAGAAATTTCAAGTACTGCTTCCAGAAACTCTGAACCATTGGAAGAGGGTGAGATTGGGGCAGATGAGGAGATGGAGCAAGAAGAGCCAACAAGCACTACAGCTGGAGTTGGAAAGCCTCTTGGTGCTACTCCAGACCTGAATGGTCACAAGCAAGAAAACCAGGAGAATGCTTGTCAGTCTGCAGCAGATGGTAAAGAAAATGGTGACACCTTCAGCAGTGTTTCCAAATGGAGTAATTCCAAGAGCCCAGAGGCCCAAAGCACTGTGAACACAGCAACTGAAATGGCAGCTGAACATGCTGCAGATGTAACGGTTGAAAATGGCAGCTTGGCACACATGCAGGATAGAGATTCAGAAAAAGTTGCTAAAGTGGAGGTGAACAGCACCAAGAAGAAAAGTGGCAGCTCATCCTCCAGCTCCAGTGGGAGCTCCTCAAGTTCCAGTGGCagttcctcctcttcctctgacTCTTCTAGTGAGAGCAGTAGTTCCTCATCAAACTCGTCCTCTGACGATGACTCCTCCTCTTCATCTGATTCTGAAGGTGACTCCtcatcatcctcttcctcctcctcctcctcttcatcctctgctacagagaagaaaaagaaggtagcaaagaaaaaaaacagtagtgATTCAGCTGGTGACAAAAAAGGTTTACTGCTTACATCTCCGGACCAAGCAGATGCATACAAAACAGTACAAAGAAAAGATGATGAGCAGAGCAAGGTAGTGCATCCCAATGTAGAACAGAATGTTAAAGCATCAGATGAGACTCTTGTTGATTCTACCTGTGTCCTGGCACAAAAATGGGAGGTGCCTCTACCTGCTGCAGTTGACCCAACACGGAGCAAAGAAGATGGTGTGGCCATTGGTACATCTCATGTCCAGACTGTTTCACAGTCAGTAAGAACTGATAAAGATCAGTGTTTAGTGAGTAAGAGTTCCCCATTAGATCCAGAGAGAATGAGTAAGATCTTACCAGCAGAGCTTGAGAAGACATTACCAAATGTGTCTAATTCTGTATCCCCAAAGCAAAAAGCTCCTTCTCCCACGAGTTCAGCATACTCCTCTGATGAAGAAACCAACTGCATACCGTTGGAGAGCATTGCTGGTGGACAAAGAGAGGGTGCTTCTAGACCGAGCACAAGATATTCTCCTTCAAGAAGATCAGATTCTTCATCATCTCCTCCAGCTGCAGACAGGAGTGAGTCTCTCACAAAAGATAGAAATGTGCTTGATACAAGATGGGATAGTTCAGCTAGTACTCATAAGGCTACATCTGCTTCCAGATCTGGTGAGCGATACTCCCCCACTCAGCACAgtaccacctcctcctcctcttcttctccatcTCCGTTGAGGGAAAGGAGCCAGGTTCCTTCAGACAACCATAGCAGAAGCTCACTTAGTAGCAGGGGGAAACAGTCCCCTAAAACGGTTCCAAGATCCAATGAAAAGTACTCTCCAACAATGAGGGAAGACAGTGATTCTTCACCCTCACCAGTGAGAGAGAGAAGCCAGATATTGGCAGCAAAACATAACTGGAGCAGTGCTGGAACACAAGGAAGGCAGTCTCCAAAGCAGATTCCAAGGGCAAGTGACAGGTTCTCACCAGCTAAGCAAAGCATTACCTCCCATTCTCCTTTGAGAGAGCGAGGCCAGCCGCAGCCGCCTTTGGGTCGTGGAAGGCAGTCTCCAAAGTCAGTCCCCAGAGTAAGTGAGAGGTACTCCCCAGCTAAGCCAACTGGCACATCTTCCTCTCGGTCTCCTGTTAGAGAGAGGAGCCATCCATCTTCAGACAGGAGCACATTGAGTGCTCGAGCAAACCAGTCCCCAAAGGTAGCCATGAGGCCAAATGAGCGGTATTCCCCAAGTAGGGAGGTGAGTACTTCCTTCTGCCGGTCACCTGTAAGGGAGCGAAGCCATACATCCTCAGACCGAAGTACAATTAGCACCAAAGGTAGACAGTCCCCTACATCATACTTAAGACCAAACGAAAGACAGTCGCCAAATAGACATAGGTCAGCTTCATCTCGGTCCCCAGCTGGAGAAAGAAGTCGCACATCTTCTGACAGGAGCACAGTGAATATTCGAGGGAGGCAGTCTCCAAAAGCATATCCAAGATCAAGTGAAAGGCACTCCCCAGCTCAAAAGAGAAAGGCTGCTGCTGCTTCTCCTTCTGTCTCTCCTCCCAGAGAGAGGAATCCGCCATCTTCAGGCAGCTGGGAAAGGTACACACCAAGTGATCATGGAAGGCAGCCCCAAAAAGCAGCCTCAAGACCTAGTGAAAAATATTCTCCAACTGCAAGGGACAGTGATTCCTCACCTTCTCCTATTAGAGATAAAGGCAGTCTCCCAATGGAGAAGTATGACAGGAGTAGTGCAGGGTCCCAAGGAAAGCATACCACAAAGAACATACTAAGGCAAAGTGAAAAGTACTCTCCAACTAGAAGAGACAGTGATTCGTCCCCTACTCCAGAAAGAAGGCATTCATCCCCAGAAAGCTATGGCAGAGGTTCTGCAACTGCCAGAAGAAGACCGTCCCCTAAAAGCATTAGCAAAACCAGTGAAAGACGATCACCAAATAAGCAAAGAGCTGTTTCACGGTCTCCTGTGAGAGAGAAGGGCCATCACTCTTCAGACAGCCAAGACAGAAGCACAGCAAATCCCAGAGGAAGGCAGTCTCCTAAAACAGGCTTTAGACCAAGTGAGACGTATTCACCAACAATGAGGGATAGTGATTCTTCTGCTTCACCAGTTCGAGACTGGCATAAAACAACTACCAGTTTGCATGGTAATGAGGAAAAAAGAGTCTCGTCTGCAACTCGAACTTCTCGCTCATCAAGACATCATGATTCCTCTCCTGTGAGAGCTTCCACTTTAAGCACAGCAACCAGAGGAAGGAGCAAATCGCCCCAGAAGCAGCCAGCCATCCGCAGGGAGGATACCCCACCGAGAACTAAGGAAACCCAGCGATACTCTCCTACGTCCAAGTGTAGtagctcctcttcctcctctgctTCTCCTACTAGAGAGATGACAAAGAACTCTTCTGAAGCATCGAGGAATAGAAAGTCACCCTTGAATGTACATACCAAGTCAAGAGGCCGTTACTTGGCTGACGCAAGGGATGCTGAATCTCCCTCACCGTCACCAGAACGTGGGAAAAGTCTAACGCCTCCAACTTCCAAATCGCAGCCCATCAGGAGATCTCCAGTTGACTCTCCTAGCTCTCGTAGAACCAGTAGTCGGTACTCTCCAGTAGCAACAGGAAGAGATTCTTTTCACCCATCTTCCCCTGCTCGAGGAGAAGGTCGATGGAAATCTGCAGATAATGATCTGGATGGAAGAAGGGAGAGATCACCTCTTCGAAAGTATGAAGTTTCTCATTCTAGGAGACAGGAGGATCGTTCCGCATCACCAAGAAGAACCAGATCAACACTATCTCCTGCAACATACCGGGACAAGTCACCtgtgaaagggcagagcaggaaaCCGCCATGCCACTCTGATGAGGCATACCCTGACCCACCCAGAAGCTACAGTACTGCAATTCGAAGAGAACGATCACCACTCCCGGGAGTGTCTGAATCCTTTTCCAGAAGGCATGCTGCTTCGTCTCCATCACCAGATAGAGAGAGGACTAGGTCTCCTCCAGTCCAGTACAAACCCAGCAACTCTTCTGCAATCAGGAGGGAATGTTCCCCCCCAGCAAGTGGAAGACGTAGGGAGACTTCACCATTTAAAAGAAGCAGGAGGTCACGGTCTTTCTCTCAGTCCCCTGTTAGGGAAAGGAATCGTGCCTCACCTAGGACTCATAGCTATTATTCATCTTCCTCCTCAAGGAGAGATTCAGTACCATCCAAGTTGTCACCATCTAGGCGGAAACCGTACGAGTCCTCACCCTCCAGAAGAGCCAGACAGCCTTCTCCACAGAGGCCACGCAATAGGAGCCGGTCTCCTGCTTCTCCAGTCTACTCCAGGAGGAAGGCAGAGTCCCCAATAATACGGAGGGAGAGAAGCAGTGGCAATCGGAACTACTCCCCTTCCTCATATACTCGGAGAGGTGACCGAGAAAGGAGGCGTGATTCACCTCCACCTAGAGTTGCACGCAGGAGGAGTCCTTCACTTTCGAGGTCTAGATCTCAGTCTCCAATTGCTTCAAGAAGGCAACCCATGTCACCCAGAGGCAGAAGCCCAGCCAACAG CCATCAAAGGACCACCTCCTCTTCAAGAAGCTCAGCTTCAAAGAGAAGCCACTCACAGTCTAGGAACCAGACCAGACCTACACAAGAACAGAGCAGAAGATCCCCCGAGAGGGCGGTTGGGAAAGATGCACCATCTTGGAGGCGGAACAGGAGCAGAGAGCAAGAGGCATCACCGAAGAAGCCTGCGGAAAAGTTAACCACCTCTGCCGTACAGGCAGCAAGAGTCGGACGACCCTTGGAGCGGAAGTCACGATCTTCATCGTcctcttcatcctcttcctcctcctcttcctcctcctcttcatcatCTTCTAGTTCGTCATCGTCATCATCTGCAGGTTCCCCTTCTCCAAAACGCATAGCTCTTGAAAGCGGGTCTACCAAACCAAAGGTTACCCAAAGAAGCAGGTCTAGATCTACACCTTCACAAGCAGAGAGCAGAAAGGTACAAACCTCCTGTTCTCCGACACGTTCTGCAGCCAAGAGAGGGGACAACAGATCTCGTTCCAGATCCAGAAGTTTGTCAAGGGAGGTACAGTCAACATCCAAGCCTCACAAAGTCACAGCCAAACAGACTGCTATGTCAAACTTGCCAGAGGCAAAACAGTTGGATTCTCGAAGTCCTAGGAGCACCAGGCAAAAGAGTAGTCCGCCCCTTTCTCCCTCACCCTCTAGATCACATTCAAGAACTCCCACCAGATTTAGAGGACAGACTACAGTACCCTCCCCTCCAGCACATGGCAGTTCATCTCGTTCTACATCAAAGACCCCCAGTGTTTCACAGATGGTACCACATAGCCACTCGCGATCACCTGATAAGAGAGCTTCCAGCTCCAGATCAGTCACTCCACGATCAGGCCAAGTTCAGCGGGGCTTAGAAAGAGGAGACCAGGCTAAGTTGCATTTCACATCCCCTAAAAAAGCCTCTAAAAGTGAGACAAGTTGTAGACCGCCCTCTCAGAACCAGAACTTGGGATCTAGATCTCCTAGAGACTGTAGCCATTCTAAATCACCTGagagaagtgaaaacagcaaacaGCGTGGTTCCAAGATTAGTCCAAGTCCCAAGGGCCAAGTACCTTTGAACTTGTCACCTAGCAGTGGAAAAATTCCACCACAGACCCGCTCTCGATCAGCATCACGTTCCAGGAATGTTGCGCATGAAAAGGAGCTTGAGTCAAAAGATGGGACGCACAAAGATGACAACCAGCTAACCAAGACCCAGAGGAAACGCAGCGAGTCGTCATCTTCGTCATcatcctcgtcctcctcctcatcctcctcaaGTTCCGattccagcaccagcaagaccAG CCCACAGACTACAGCGGTAGCCATCCATCGGTATGAAGAGGGACGTAAGCAGAGATCATCCTCGTCATCATCTTCAGATTCTTCTTCATCGtcatcctcatcctcctcctcgtCCTCTTCTTCCTCATCTTCTGAGAGCGAAGAACCCACCGTGCCTCCGGCTAATGAAAGCCAAAAAAA AAGCCCAAGGAAACCTGCAGATTCTTTACGAGATTCACGGTCTCTTAGCTACTCTCCACCTTCGCATCGAAAACGGCCTATACCCGTTATAGCACCGTTCAG AGATCAGAGGTCACCAAGCCGCTCTcccagcaggaagaggcggaGAGACTCCTCAGAACGCAGGCATATGGACAGGAGGCAGAG GTCTCCCTAA